One part of the Candidatus Polarisedimenticolia bacterium genome encodes these proteins:
- a CDS encoding luciferase family protein, with product MSVRGARQRIHEAVLSWPGVTAYRHRFGGTEYRLHRRELGHVHGDRLVDIPFPKKVRDEIVADGRAEPHHVLPDSGWISFYLWEAADVDRAISLLRQSFELAQRQGVRGLVERPAGE from the coding sequence AAGCCGTTTTGAGCTGGCCGGGCGTGACCGCCTATCGGCACCGCTTCGGCGGCACCGAGTACCGTCTCCACCGGCGCGAGCTGGGCCACGTCCACGGCGACCGTCTCGTGGACATCCCATTTCCCAAGAAGGTGCGGGATGAAATCGTGGCCGATGGTCGCGCCGAGCCGCATCATGTCTTGCCCGACAGCGGCTGGATCAGTTTTTACCTCTGGGAGGCTGCCGACGTCGATCGGGCGATTTCGTTGCTTCGCCAGTCCTTCGAATTGGCCCAGAGACAGGGGGTACGGGGGTTGGTGGAACGGCCAGCAGGGGAATGA